One part of the Trichoplusia ni isolate ovarian cell line Hi5 chromosome 2, tn1, whole genome shotgun sequence genome encodes these proteins:
- the LOC113508505 gene encoding FGFR1 oncogene partner 2 homolog, whose translation MSLTIQQIILDAKRLAGRLKERETEADALLTETQTAYRQIHTMKQYKEEVDTLNEASRERPRGALIASIERESRLMRDVQRENGELRAALEDHRRALELIMSKYRQHTEKRIWESRIDFTNAINEKQQELIRQQTERINEMTSVMYKAVTLDENGEARKVEELYQRLITENKGLREMLDLSSRYGSDRPCVPPTEDKDVQTDGPPLPSA comes from the exons ATGTCACTGACCATACAGCAAATAATTTTGGATGCTAAACGACTCGCAGGCCGCCTCAAAGAGCGCGAAACTGAAGCTGATGCTTTGCTGACCGAAACTCAGACGGCTTACAGACAAATACATACGATGAAACAG TATAAAGAGGAAGTTGATACATTGAATGAGGCATCAAGAGAACGACCACGGGGCGCTCTGATCGCCAGCATTGAGCGGGAATCACGGCTGATGCGAGATGTACAACGCGAGAATGGGGAACTACGAGCAGCATTGGAAGACCACAGACGAGCACTGGAACTCATCATGTCCAAATACCGACAGCACACTGAGAAGAGAATATGGGAGTCACGGATAGACTTCACAAATGCTATCAATGAAAAACAACAAGAG CTAATCAGACAGCAAACAGAAAGGATCAATGAGATGACAAGCGTAATGTACAAAGCCGTGACTCTAGATGAGAATGGTGAAGCAAGAAAAGTTGAGGAACTGTACCAAAGGCTCATAACAGAAAATAAG GGTTTGAGAGAAATGTTAGATCTGTCAAGTAGATATGGGTCGGACCGTCCGTGCGTCCCGCCCACCGAGGACAAGGACGTGCAGACAGACGGGCCGCCGCTGCCAAGCGCGTGA
- the LOC113508506 gene encoding signal peptidase complex subunit 3: MARNYFLYSVCVILSFAGLIAAQSTNTNVSRCFQFTWLGPRWNNESIFLNATCQDATNLAKGVPCSEPLVVSYDGSWPDIEYIWRNHLANASCVLADNDVCAQHTYYFNGRVDNSTYLCTRAVDEKGNAITSGCYEQRNGSFVTRSCFCRSVPKMYSVLTRGNAILTYTLSVLACLTFLCFLSTLTVDYRTAAQMNTVKVVVKNVPDYGASRERNDLGFLTFDLKTDLSHLFNWNVKQLFLYLTAEYISPNNELNQVVLWDKIILRGENALLDFKNMNTKYYFWDDGNGLKGHNNVTLTLSWNIIPNAGLLPNIQAIGQHSFKFPTDYTQTRV; this comes from the exons ATGGCccgaaattactttttatattccGTGTGTGTTATCCTATCAT TTGCTGGTTTAATAGCAGCACAATCAACAAATACAAACGTCTCACGATGCTTCCAGTTCACTTGGCTAGGCCCTCGATGGAATAATGAGAGTATTTTCTTGAACGCCACTTGTCAAGACGCTACCAATCTCGCAAAGGGCGTACCATGCTCCGAACCATTGGTTGTCTCCT atGATGGATCATGGCCTGATATTGAGTACATTTGGAGAAATCACCTAGCAAATGCTTCATGTGTACTTGCTGACAATGACGTGTGTGCTCAACACacctattattttaatggacGAG TTGACAATTCGACATATTTGTGCACGAGAGCGGTGGACGAAAAGGGAAATGCCATTACAAGCGGCTGTTACGAACAAAGAAATGGTAGTTTTGTGACCAGATCCTGCTTTTGCCGCTCTGTACC TAAAATGTACTCCGTGCTAACAAGAGGAAATGCGATATTGACGTACACATTAAGTGTGCTAGCATGTTTaacctttttatgttttttatccaCTTTAACTGTTGATTACAGAACTGCTGCTCAAATGAACACAGTTAAAGTAGTCGT tAAAAATGTACCAGATTATGGGGCATCAAGGGAAAGGAATGATCTCGGTTTCCTAACTTTCGATCTTAAGACGGATCTCTCTCACCTGTTCAACTGGAACGTAAAGCAACTGTTCCTCTATCTTACTGCTGAGTACATATCACCTAACAATGAACTCAACCAGGTTGTGCTATGGGACAAAATTATCCTCAGGGGCGAAAATGCTCTCTTAGACTTCAAGAACATGAACACCAAATACTACTTCTGGGATGATGGTAATGGTTTAAA AGGCCACAACAACGTCACCCTAACCCTCTCATGGAACATCATTCCCAACGCTGGACTGCTGCCAAACATCCAGGCCATTGGCCAACACTCCTTCAAGTTCCCAACAGACTACACCCAGACAAGGGTATGA
- the LOC113508507 gene encoding uncharacterized protein LOC113508507, translating into MSRNKYFIVVSVVLSFAALLGAQSPAPVSRCFQFTWLGPRWNNESTFLNATCQDATQLSKSVPCFEPLVVSLDGTWPDVEYIWRNHAENASCILAANDVCAQHTYYFDGKVDNSTYLCTRAVNELGAALTSGCYEERKGSFVTRTCFCRSVPGGMPCNSAALANFNILLLLVTTIIWSVNTDLF; encoded by the exons atgtctcggaataaatattttatagttgtatcAGTTGTATTGtcat TCGCCGCCTTATTAGGAGCACAGTCACCAGCTCCCGTATCACGATGCTTTCAGTTCACATGGCTGGGCCCCAGATGGAATAATGAGAGTACTTTCCTAAACGCAACCTGTCAAGATGCTACCCAACTCAGCAAATCGGTGCCTTGCTTTGAACCACTAGTTGTGTCCC ttgACGGGACATGGCCTGATGTTGAATATATTTGGAGGAACCACGCTGAAAATGCCTCTTGCATATTAGCTGCTAATGACGTATGTGCTCAACATACTTACTATTTTGATGGGAAAG TTGACAACTCCACGTACTTGTGCACGAGAGCCGTCAACGAATTAGGTGCAGCCTTAACCAGTGGATGTTATGAAGAGAGAAAGGGGAGTTTCGTTACTAGAACCTGCTTCTGCCGGTCCGTTCCTGGCGGAATGCCGTGCAATAGTGCTGCTCTTGCAAACTTTAATATCCTTCTGTTACTTGTCACAACAATAATTTGGTCTGTCAatactgatttattttaa
- the LOC113508509 gene encoding probable serine/threonine-protein kinase nek3 isoform X2 — translation MYLRLTAILAFAAHLCSVLADGPVYGGQPNVASSAPAGGGNLLTQTVYGFLDFTTTIGNTVMVFSPQSAPPPEPPKTEKSVQENIIETKPPPPSVTSVKPEAIKPSKISDKDKTNKPAAPAVLSSAVSVVSSPPKKDNKVPNVPKSAAKDQKQIITKVEVVAGPSKTIENSSQKQSSPKPKNTQSNKNKKNEGVKSVTNVVSSKVEVKQNPSIISSKVNSVVQVKSSRVEEEPAILITNNNIGEPEYDFLSRQPSEFVEETYKVINIRPSKAPGQKPKHGHKNRHQPTPAPDDDEDHPLGLVTTLGGTIVKDGLTTVHETSVIGTFISGKYAQVLNSNSKILPQAGHRGKISPTPTHRILKTVGPSISKNTHRHLEPTPSISDDDSNFAKSTRRQNNGGGSFKNRHRTQQNSNPEPENHNNNPPPAQGKKFKNRNNNSQRTQSETASPSFSNRRKSNRNSGHKTTVTPSSNNDNQSKRGFKPRVQPTPVEQVTPAASTSVYKFKLNRAPGSGRWQYKTSPKPKVTIRKLNADDEQQTTPNPNPLLDDTQTNDISLQARSDNDLELSGSQSGPGTLLENDTEDNSIEKPPPVETLKVEISTPADFRDVYYEIATIRSPYTFQVGRVKNTRIITVTSTIEKRIEPTLAVNSQSSLNEPLTENILATASPYEKDHYLDSSIVTLPAITLSSDMETPPLETVTETFSTTQNMLKTHILPVVRDVNMTSSLTFVQTYQVTRLVTATKTLPPMDFFQFIPSKTLKEFNSRLDEAGSELHLELDFGDSNEDEEGVPRRVFPADLDLASIGSDFDLTEVDKYRIQDNHLRLKKAHGQNKGNHVTESPNPPTPALTPEQAQQLALLRLLNPAAAAQIPDVVTTSKPILKYETIYESHVIPVFDGKTTIQSTISRPVATITKTEYEIGTSSLPALPLQTINPLFPQQFSITSTPVVVNTEVTATNSQILKLTFGAKTVYTTLFTTQVVPTVMTSYVTSSVAVQPSAAPPGYPGYYPAPFAPFPYVG, via the exons ATGTATTTAAGACTTACAGCCATTTTGGCGTTCGCCGCCCATCTAT GTAGTGTATTAGCTGATGGACCTGTTTACGGTGGGCAACCGAATGTGGCCAGTTCTGCGCCCGCCGGCGGCGGCAACCTACTCACGCAAACTGTCTATGGATTCCTGGACTTCACCACTACAATAGGCAACACCGTCATGGTCTTCTCGCCTCAATCAGCACCGCCACCAG AACCACCGAAAACCGAAAAGTCCGTCCAAGAAAATATCATCGAAACGAAACCACCTCCGCCATCAGTCACCAGTGTGAAACCTGAAGCCATCAAACCAAGTAAAATATCTGATAAAGACAAAACCAACAAGCCCGCCGCTCCTGCAGTACTATCCAGTGCCGTGTCAGTAGTATCTTCCCCACCgaaaaaagataataaagtaCCTAATGTGCCAAAATCTGCAGCAAAGGATCAAAAGCAAATTATAACGAAAGTCGAAGTAGTTGCGGGACCCTCAAAAACAATCGAAAATAGCTCTCAAAAACAATCTTcaccaaaaccaaaaaatacacaatctaacaaaaacaagaaaaatgaaGGTGTCAAATCAGTAACGAACGTAGTAAGCAGCAAAGttgaagtaaaacaaaatcCATCAATCATCAGCTCTAAAGTTAACAGCGTTGTCCAAGTTAAATCCAGCAGAGTTGAGGAAGAACCAGCAATTTTAATCACTAATAATAACATCGGCGAGCCCGAATATGACTTCCTATCTCGTCAACCTTCTGAATTTGTAGAAGAAACTTACAAAGTCATCAACATACGTCCATCGAAAGCTCCCGGTCAGAAACCAAAGCATGGTCACAAAAATCGTCATCAACCGACCCCAGCCCCGGATGATGATGAAGACCATCCTCTTGGATTAGTGACCACTCTCGGAGGCACTATAGTCAAAGATGGATTGACAACTGTTCATGAAACTAGCGTTATCGGTACTTTCATATCTGGCAAGTATGCCCAGGTGCTTAACAGCAATTCGAAAATACTTCCACAAGCTGGACATCGAGGAAAGATATCGCCCACTCCTACTCACAGGATATTGAAGACTGTGGGACCGTCGATATCTAAAAATACACACAGGCACCTGGAGCCTACTCCTTCCATAAGCGACGATGACAGCAATTTCGCCAAATCGACTCGCAGACAAAATAACGGAGGAGGTTCATTTAAAAATCGCCACAGAACTCAACAGAACAGCAATCCTGAACCCGAAAACCACAACAACAACCCGCCTCCTGCTCAGGGCAAGAAGTTTAAGAACAGGAATAATAATTCACAACGCACTCAAAG TGAAACAGCATCCCCATCGTTTTCCAATAGGAGGAAGAGCAACCGTAACTCGGGACATAAGACGACTGTGACGCCCTCGAGCAACAACGACAACCAGTCCAAACGTGGCTTCAAGCCCCGAGTTCAGCCCACGCCAGTTGAGCAAGTGACCCCAGCGGCATCTACCAGTGTGTATAAATTTAAGTTGAACCGCGCGCCTGGTTCTGGACGCTGGCAATACAAAACAAGCCCAAAGCCTAAAGTGACCATTCGTAAACTTAATGCTGATGACGAACAACAAACAACGCCTAACCCTAATCCGCTTCTAGATGACACGCAAACGAATGACATATCGCTTCAAGCCAGGTCTGATAACGACTTAGAACTATCAGGTTCACAGAGTGGTCCTGGTACTCTCCTGGAAAATGACACCGAAGACAACTCAATTGAGAAACCACCACCAGTCGAAACCTTAAAAGTAGAAATTTCAACGCCCGCCGATTTCCGAGATGTTTACTATGAAATTGCTACTATAAGGTCCCCATACACATTTCAG gTCGGCCGTGTCAAAAACACTCGTATTATTACTGTAACTTCTACGATAGAAAAGCGTATAGAACCCACGTTAGCAGTTAATTCGCAAAGTTCTCTCAACGAACCGTTGACAGAAAACATATTAGCGACAGCATCTCCATACGAAAAGGATCATTATTTAGATTCAAGCATTGTTACCTTACCTGCCATAACCTTATCTTCGGACATGGAAACGCCACCGCTAGAAACCGTAACTGAAACATTCAGCACGACTCAGAACATGTTGAAAACACACATTTTACCCGTCGTAAGAGATGTGAACATGACTTCAAGCTTAACTTTCGTTCAAACCTATCAAGTGACCCGATTAGTTACAGCTACGAAAACATTGCCGCCGATGGACTTCTTCCAATTCATCCCAAGTAAGACCttaaaagaatttaatagtCGACTCGATGAAGCCGGATCTGAATTACATTTAGAATTAGATTTTGGAGACAGCAATGAAGATGAAGAGGGCGTACCCAGACGCGTATTCCCAGCCGATCTTGACCTAGCCAGCATTGGATCTGACTTCGACCTTACTGAGGTGGACAAATACAGAATTCAAGATAATCACTTGAGACTCAAGAAGGCTCACGGTCAGAACAAAGGAAATCACGTGACTGAATCACCAAACCCACCCACACCAGCTTTGACTCCAGAACAAGCACAACAACTTGCACTTTTGAGACTTTTGAACCCAGCAGCTGCTGCCCAAATTCCAGACGTAGTGACTACATCTAAACCGATTCTTAAGTACGAAACTATATACGAATCTCACGTAATTCCAGTCTTTGACGGCAAGACAACTATTCAGAGCACCATCTCGAGACCAGTAGCTACCATAACTAAAACGGAATACGAAATAGGAACAAGCAGTCTTCCGGCCCTACCTCTACAAACTATCAACCCACTTTTCCCTCAACAATTTTCTATTACATCGACACCTGTCGTTGTGAACACAGAAGTAACAGCTACCAATAGTCAAATTTTGAAGTTAACATTCGGTGCCAAGACGGTGTACACCACGCTGTTCACGACGCAGGTAGTGCCAACGGTGATGACGTCATACGTGACATCATCAGTGGCCGTGCAGCCGAGCGCCGCTCCCCCTGGCTACCCAGGCTACTACCCAGCGCCATTTGCCCCCTTCCCCTACGTAGGATAA
- the LOC113508509 gene encoding probable serine/threonine-protein kinase nek3 isoform X1 produces the protein MYLRLTAILAFAAHLCSVLADGPVYGGQPNVASSAPAGGGNLLTQTVYGFLDFTTTIGNTVMVFSPQSAPPPEPPKTEKSVQENIIETKPPPPSVTSVKPEAIKPSKISDKDKTNKPAAPAVLSSAVSVVSSPPKKDNKVPNVPKSAAKDQKQIITKVEVVAGPSKTIENSSQKQSSPKPKNTQSNKNKKNEGVKSVTNVVSSKVEVKQNPSIISSKVNSVVQVKSSRVEEEPAILITNNNIGEPEYDFLSRQPSEFVEETYKVINIRPSKAPGQKPKHGHKNRHQPTPAPDDDEDHPLGLVTTLGGTIVKDGLTTVHETSVIGTFISGKYAQVLNSNSKILPQAGHRGKISPTPTHRILKTVGPSISKNTHRHLEPTPSISDDDSNFAKSTRRQNNGGGSFKNRHRTQQNSNPEPENHNNNPPPAQGKKFKNRNNNSQRTQSTRFGRPVNTPQLATVSVFSETASPSFSNRRKSNRNSGHKTTVTPSSNNDNQSKRGFKPRVQPTPVEQVTPAASTSVYKFKLNRAPGSGRWQYKTSPKPKVTIRKLNADDEQQTTPNPNPLLDDTQTNDISLQARSDNDLELSGSQSGPGTLLENDTEDNSIEKPPPVETLKVEISTPADFRDVYYEIATIRSPYTFQVGRVKNTRIITVTSTIEKRIEPTLAVNSQSSLNEPLTENILATASPYEKDHYLDSSIVTLPAITLSSDMETPPLETVTETFSTTQNMLKTHILPVVRDVNMTSSLTFVQTYQVTRLVTATKTLPPMDFFQFIPSKTLKEFNSRLDEAGSELHLELDFGDSNEDEEGVPRRVFPADLDLASIGSDFDLTEVDKYRIQDNHLRLKKAHGQNKGNHVTESPNPPTPALTPEQAQQLALLRLLNPAAAAQIPDVVTTSKPILKYETIYESHVIPVFDGKTTIQSTISRPVATITKTEYEIGTSSLPALPLQTINPLFPQQFSITSTPVVVNTEVTATNSQILKLTFGAKTVYTTLFTTQVVPTVMTSYVTSSVAVQPSAAPPGYPGYYPAPFAPFPYVG, from the exons ATGTATTTAAGACTTACAGCCATTTTGGCGTTCGCCGCCCATCTAT GTAGTGTATTAGCTGATGGACCTGTTTACGGTGGGCAACCGAATGTGGCCAGTTCTGCGCCCGCCGGCGGCGGCAACCTACTCACGCAAACTGTCTATGGATTCCTGGACTTCACCACTACAATAGGCAACACCGTCATGGTCTTCTCGCCTCAATCAGCACCGCCACCAG AACCACCGAAAACCGAAAAGTCCGTCCAAGAAAATATCATCGAAACGAAACCACCTCCGCCATCAGTCACCAGTGTGAAACCTGAAGCCATCAAACCAAGTAAAATATCTGATAAAGACAAAACCAACAAGCCCGCCGCTCCTGCAGTACTATCCAGTGCCGTGTCAGTAGTATCTTCCCCACCgaaaaaagataataaagtaCCTAATGTGCCAAAATCTGCAGCAAAGGATCAAAAGCAAATTATAACGAAAGTCGAAGTAGTTGCGGGACCCTCAAAAACAATCGAAAATAGCTCTCAAAAACAATCTTcaccaaaaccaaaaaatacacaatctaacaaaaacaagaaaaatgaaGGTGTCAAATCAGTAACGAACGTAGTAAGCAGCAAAGttgaagtaaaacaaaatcCATCAATCATCAGCTCTAAAGTTAACAGCGTTGTCCAAGTTAAATCCAGCAGAGTTGAGGAAGAACCAGCAATTTTAATCACTAATAATAACATCGGCGAGCCCGAATATGACTTCCTATCTCGTCAACCTTCTGAATTTGTAGAAGAAACTTACAAAGTCATCAACATACGTCCATCGAAAGCTCCCGGTCAGAAACCAAAGCATGGTCACAAAAATCGTCATCAACCGACCCCAGCCCCGGATGATGATGAAGACCATCCTCTTGGATTAGTGACCACTCTCGGAGGCACTATAGTCAAAGATGGATTGACAACTGTTCATGAAACTAGCGTTATCGGTACTTTCATATCTGGCAAGTATGCCCAGGTGCTTAACAGCAATTCGAAAATACTTCCACAAGCTGGACATCGAGGAAAGATATCGCCCACTCCTACTCACAGGATATTGAAGACTGTGGGACCGTCGATATCTAAAAATACACACAGGCACCTGGAGCCTACTCCTTCCATAAGCGACGATGACAGCAATTTCGCCAAATCGACTCGCAGACAAAATAACGGAGGAGGTTCATTTAAAAATCGCCACAGAACTCAACAGAACAGCAATCCTGAACCCGAAAACCACAACAACAACCCGCCTCCTGCTCAGGGCAAGAAGTTTAAGAACAGGAATAATAATTCACAACGCACTCAAAG tactcGGTTCGGTCGGCCCGTGAATACGCCTCAACTGGCTACCGTCTCTGTTTTCAGTGAAACAGCATCCCCATCGTTTTCCAATAGGAGGAAGAGCAACCGTAACTCGGGACATAAGACGACTGTGACGCCCTCGAGCAACAACGACAACCAGTCCAAACGTGGCTTCAAGCCCCGAGTTCAGCCCACGCCAGTTGAGCAAGTGACCCCAGCGGCATCTACCAGTGTGTATAAATTTAAGTTGAACCGCGCGCCTGGTTCTGGACGCTGGCAATACAAAACAAGCCCAAAGCCTAAAGTGACCATTCGTAAACTTAATGCTGATGACGAACAACAAACAACGCCTAACCCTAATCCGCTTCTAGATGACACGCAAACGAATGACATATCGCTTCAAGCCAGGTCTGATAACGACTTAGAACTATCAGGTTCACAGAGTGGTCCTGGTACTCTCCTGGAAAATGACACCGAAGACAACTCAATTGAGAAACCACCACCAGTCGAAACCTTAAAAGTAGAAATTTCAACGCCCGCCGATTTCCGAGATGTTTACTATGAAATTGCTACTATAAGGTCCCCATACACATTTCAG gTCGGCCGTGTCAAAAACACTCGTATTATTACTGTAACTTCTACGATAGAAAAGCGTATAGAACCCACGTTAGCAGTTAATTCGCAAAGTTCTCTCAACGAACCGTTGACAGAAAACATATTAGCGACAGCATCTCCATACGAAAAGGATCATTATTTAGATTCAAGCATTGTTACCTTACCTGCCATAACCTTATCTTCGGACATGGAAACGCCACCGCTAGAAACCGTAACTGAAACATTCAGCACGACTCAGAACATGTTGAAAACACACATTTTACCCGTCGTAAGAGATGTGAACATGACTTCAAGCTTAACTTTCGTTCAAACCTATCAAGTGACCCGATTAGTTACAGCTACGAAAACATTGCCGCCGATGGACTTCTTCCAATTCATCCCAAGTAAGACCttaaaagaatttaatagtCGACTCGATGAAGCCGGATCTGAATTACATTTAGAATTAGATTTTGGAGACAGCAATGAAGATGAAGAGGGCGTACCCAGACGCGTATTCCCAGCCGATCTTGACCTAGCCAGCATTGGATCTGACTTCGACCTTACTGAGGTGGACAAATACAGAATTCAAGATAATCACTTGAGACTCAAGAAGGCTCACGGTCAGAACAAAGGAAATCACGTGACTGAATCACCAAACCCACCCACACCAGCTTTGACTCCAGAACAAGCACAACAACTTGCACTTTTGAGACTTTTGAACCCAGCAGCTGCTGCCCAAATTCCAGACGTAGTGACTACATCTAAACCGATTCTTAAGTACGAAACTATATACGAATCTCACGTAATTCCAGTCTTTGACGGCAAGACAACTATTCAGAGCACCATCTCGAGACCAGTAGCTACCATAACTAAAACGGAATACGAAATAGGAACAAGCAGTCTTCCGGCCCTACCTCTACAAACTATCAACCCACTTTTCCCTCAACAATTTTCTATTACATCGACACCTGTCGTTGTGAACACAGAAGTAACAGCTACCAATAGTCAAATTTTGAAGTTAACATTCGGTGCCAAGACGGTGTACACCACGCTGTTCACGACGCAGGTAGTGCCAACGGTGATGACGTCATACGTGACATCATCAGTGGCCGTGCAGCCGAGCGCCGCTCCCCCTGGCTACCCAGGCTACTACCCAGCGCCATTTGCCCCCTTCCCCTACGTAGGATAA